The proteins below come from a single Mya arenaria isolate MELC-2E11 chromosome 8, ASM2691426v1 genomic window:
- the LOC128244010 gene encoding uncharacterized protein LOC128244010, with protein MANVKVKDLLKNEKKKNYVSCMIALHKTAEAVSPFTDGILQQLHQQISQQLGSQNLCQQQCSRTIRDVNKWCVTCGLWRQALKRFHTNPRELIWHKLQSWEWPKQHMNLVEVFMLQHWDKANMDARDLSVSITVWKKCSLFPARIFPFADNLRKSRNKLAHSASLEIDNNDKQTVFHNINQVIQQADMVNYLQNSLEIQNDMNDLENGDLFKFEDELYEILNKTNQVDKKLHTMDSKLTEVHEAQTKTFRTIANIIRALLLFSVILVATIAVKLKEPDISMASGISPIKASGETMGCLQEYSPSFPTSLLLVDYFKHHGPLVGRIWLFKLLEEELKNTKKSGVLLEADMGYGKSAIAAHITCAKEGDQGMELRKRLIAFHVCKFDVKKTHQAGIFIQRLASMISNNIPEFNETINDCLHSFNTEQCDSDPFGCIDKCIIFPLKLTNISDERKEYRLIIIDALDECYETFSFEKTSRDV; from the exons ATGGCGAATGTTAAGGTTAAGGATCTACTTaagaatgaaaagaaaaagaattATGTTTCTTGTATGATAGCTCTTCATAAAACCGCAGAAGCCGTGTCACCTTTTACCGATGGAATACTTCAACAACTTCATCAGCAAATTTCACAACAACTAGGCAGTCAAAACCTTTGCCAACAACAATGCAGCCGGACTATCCGAGATGTTAACAA ATGGTGCGTCACCTGTGGATTGTGGAGACAAGCGTTGAAACGGTTTCATACAAATCCGAGGGAACTGATATGGCATAAGCTTCAATCATGGGAATGGCCAAAACAACACATGAACCTTGTTGAAGTGTTTATGCTGCAACACTGGGATAAAGCTAACATGGATGCGCGTGATTTGTCAGTTTCAATTACCGTGTGGAAAAAGTGTTCTCTATTTCCAGCCAGAATATTTCCTTTTGCTGATAATTTACGGAAAAGCAGGAACAAGTTAGCCCACTCGGCGTCGCTAGAAATAGACAATAATGACAAGCAAACTGTCtttcataatataaatcaaGTTATTCAACAAGCCGATATGGTAAACTATTTACAGAATTCCCTCGAGATACAAAACGATATGAATGACCTTGAAAATGGTGACCTTTTTAAGTTTGAAGACGAGTTGTATGAAATACTGAACAAAACAAACCAAGTGGATAAGAAACTACATACTATGGATTCAAAATTGACCGAGGTGCACGAGGCCCAGACTAAGACATTTAGAACTATTGCCAATATTATACGTgctcttttattattttctgttatATTAGTTGCGACAATTGCGGTGAAGTTAAAAGAACCAGACATATCCATGGCCTCCGGTATATCGCCAATCAAAGCATCAGGGGAGACAATGG GTTGCCTGCAGGAGTATTCGCCTTCGTTTCCAACATCACTGCTGCTTGTCGATTACTTCAAACATCATGGACCTCTCGTTGGGCGGATATGGCTGTTCAAGTTACTCGAGGAAGAActgaaaaatacaaagaaaagtgGCGTTCTACTCGAAGCTGACATGGGGTATGGGAAATCTGCTATTGCTGCTCACATTACATGTGCCAAAGAGGGTGACCAAGGTATGGAACTGAGAAAAAGGCTTATTGCTTTTCATGTTTGTAAATTTGATGTCAAGAAAACACACCAGGCAGGAATCTTCATTCAACGGCTAGCTTCAATGATCTCAAACAATATTCCAGAATTTAACGAGACTATTAACGACTGTTTACATTCCTTCAATACCGAGCAATGCGATTCCGACCCATTTGGTTGCATagataaatgcataattttccCATTAAAACTAACGAATATATCTGATGAAAGAAAAGAATACAGGCTCATAATTATCGATGCTTTGGATGAATGCTATGAAACATTTTCCtttgaaaaaa CGTCACGAGATGTTTGA
- the LOC128242598 gene encoding uncharacterized protein LOC128242598 yields the protein MPSFCAVFGCSNRHDRENDRSYYRLPKVITHQGEQTKKLSQDRREKWLSNIARDDLKPSSYDNLRICSDHFIKKPADLYDQLNPDWAPTVKMGHIRTFMSPSPSKSRYNRSLNRSVRKQHTAAAMSLLELRCSTPELESEDVDVGVMESGTSTQTDIDKNLLTAIESELQVLQKENREMKAMLEEKKLDESFFRNDSAKVKYYTGLPDFTVLQALYHYVEPDITLTHKSALNKFQKLIIVLMKLRLNTSNLDLAIRFGVSDSTVSRVFQSVIDVLSVALRPLIHWPDRESLKKTMPMSFRTHFGTKVSVIIDCFEVFMERPSNLKARAETWSNYKHSHTAKYLIGIAPQGVISFISNGYGGRASDKTITENSGILDKLVPGDLILADRGFDIQESVGTMCAQVYIPAFTKGKAQLGALDVEKTRRIANSRIHVERVIGLVRQKYQILSSKVPHDYLQTDEDKTLALDKIVHVCCALTNMCNSVVPFN from the exons ATGCCTTCTTTTTGTGCAGTGTTTGGGTGTTCTAATAGACACGACAGGGAAAATGACAGATCTTATTATCGGTTGCCTAAGGTTATAACACATCAGGGAGAACAAACCAAAAAGTTGTCACAGGATCGTAGAGAGAAATGGCTGTCAAATATAGCGCGAGATGACCTTAAACCTTCAAGCTATGACAACCTGCGAATATGCTCGGATCACTTTATCA AAAAACCGGCAGACCTCTATGACCAACTTAATCCTGACTGGGCTCCAACTGTTAAGATGGGCCACATTCGTACATTCATGTCCCCATCCCCATCCAAATCTAGATACAACCGCTCACTTAACCGGTCGGTAAGGAAACAGCACACTGCCGCAGCAATGAGTCTACTCGAACTGCGATGTTCTACCCCAGAATTGGAATCAGAAGATGTTGATGTTGGTGTGATGGAGTCAGGGACTTCAACACAAACAGACATTGACAAAAATCTGCTTACTGCCATAGAGAGTGAGCTTCAGGTACTACAGAAGGAAAACCGTGAAATGAAAGCCATGTTAGAAGAGAAGAAACTTGATGAATCATTCTTTCGGAATGATAGTGCAAAGGTTAAATATTATACAGGCCTACCAGACTTTACAGTTCTACAAGCATTGTACCATTATGTAGAGCCAGACATTACACTAACCCACAAAAGTGCACTGAACAAATTTCAGAAGCTTATAATAGTGTTGATGAAACTGCGTCTGAACACTTCAAACCTTGATCTTGCGATTCGGTTCGGTGTATCAGACTCAACTGTGTCAAGAGTCTTTCAATCAGTGATTGACGTCCTGAGTGTTGCCCTTCGACCATTGATACACTGGCCGGACAGGGagtcattgaaaaaaacaatgccAATGAGCTTCAGAACTCACTTCGGAACCAAAGTGTCTGTGATAATTGACTGCTTTGAAGTGTTCATGGAAAGGCCTTCAAATCTAAAAGCACGTGCAGAGACCTGGTCAAATTATAAGCACAGCCACACTGCTAAGTACTTAATAGGCATAGCGCCTCAGGGTGTCatttcctttatttcaaatgGTTATGGCGGCCGAGCAAGTGACAAAACCATCACTGAAAACTCTGGAATACTCGACAAACTTGTTCCCGGAGACCTCATTTTGGCTGACAGGGGCTTTGACATCCAGGAAAGTGTGGGAACAATGTGTGCCCAAGTGTACATTCCGGCATTTACTAAAGGTAAAGCCCAACTTGGTGCCTTGGATGTGGAGAAGACACGGAGGATTGCGAACAGTCGGATCCATGTAGAAAGAGTTATTGGACTTGTTCGCCAAAAGTACCAGATCCTGTCTTCTAAAGTACCCCACGACTACCTCCAGACAGATGAAGACAAGACACTTGCACTGgataaaatagttcatgtctGTTGTGCACTCACCAATATGTGTAACTCTGTTGTACCATTCAACTAA